ATTTATGGGTATTCGCTAACATTTGCTAACATAATgtgtgtacatatgtacatacataaaaagaaaattcgctGTCAGTTAGCGGTCGATATCGATTTGAAGACAGACTGCGGGTTGGTAATAAATACTCACGAATACTTTTTTTCTCACAAGTATTGTTAAACGTtcgtaaatgttttaaaaatgtgCGTTTGGTGCATACCAACTTTAtatcaatattcatttatatgtacgaacgtatatatatatatatatgtaatttaaaataccgTTTCGCTTATTCTgaaatattagtatttatgATCATTCCAAGCAGGACGTACAAAATTAACGAATACACTTTTTACAGTTGGCAATCGAAGCAAAACCGGTTGAAGGTTGCATGACAAATCATTTTACTTCTTGTATCTTTTTTGTGTAATCCGCTGCCCGCTATCTACTTAAAAACCGGTTACTCCTTTCACTACTTCGGCAAATAttgaattgtatatatatatatatatatattcattcaCCATCACAATTACGTTACTGTGTACGTTCTAATAAAGAAATCTGCCTTCgatgataataatagataatgatatgtgaaaataaaatgatatcaatataaatattttatattagataGATCTATATGTTCTTACATAATTAACCTGCAGATTCTCttcatatatgcatatattacaGTACCTAAGTATTTATTCAACGAAAAATGACATTGGCAATGAACGAGAGACTAGACGCATGGTTAAACTACTTTTCATCAACTTTGATTAATAACTTTAGATTTAAATgcgaaattatattctaattctaGTCATAATAAGGatcttttattcaattattgtgattataagaaaatttgcaGCTTCGACTGAAATTACTAGTGATTCGGATCAAATATTAACTTGAAATCACGATAAATAGAATAgagaatgtatatttatttaatattaaatcaatatttatattaatttatatcgtgtTCCATATTTGATCTTATTCATATCTAAAAAAACTTACAACTATTGATTAGAAATAAACAggataaaatatacgaaataaaaatttatgattggattataataattagtttgtTTTAACTATAATAGCTTTTAGATTATTAATGTCAACGGTGAAACAgctataaaaaaagtaaattacagCTTTAATTACCTGTTTCCGCTTTATGTGTAATTGCAGCATTCTATTTAATCTGGATTGCAAATTTTAGTCCGACACATCGCGTAGAAATTTTGTTGATCGACGTTTTGAACACATCCACGACCAACGATTATTTTCTGCTCCTTATTGCAAATTCTAACCGTCTCAAGTATCATATTCAAACTGTTTTCGTTTGGTTGACGTAAAAATTAACGTTCGAAGttgtttcctattttttcatttaatgttCTCTGCTACTTCATAATTTAACAAGTATTCTTTGTTCAATCACGAAATCTTTTATAGATTCGataatcttctttttaacGTAAAACTTCTAATAATTTGAGTTTATGCTAAAAACTAATCTATTTGCGTTGCTGACACACCTCATCGTTGCattgatttcctttttttaggTTAGCTTTTATACACAGGACCGACAAATATCACTATGCTACTATGGCGGCAATTTCAAAACTAAATTTCAAGCAGTCTGTCTTTATATTACTCGATTTATGTAACTAAACTAAGCTAACCTAAAGACTAAAAACttgtatctataaataatccattaaatacatacatttgttattttttttaaatatgtgaACAATGAAAGATAATTCAGAATATTCAAACGAGTTTCATCAATTTTACTTAAATGTATATCATTAATCATATGCTTAGTTATTATAACAATACCAGTGGTACATTATTAAGCGAACACTCCGTTGAGCTACTTcatacatgaaaaatatattttatcgttgcaCGTGtcagtaaaaaaaaatcattatctCAAGAATACTAAGTAACgcgagaggaaagaaagaaatatattcgtCCAAGTTAACATTCATTGAGAAAATCATTGTTATCACGACAAAATCATCGTCTTAGCCAATGATAATCTTGTGTTTCGACACTGAAAGTTgcttatataatttctaagtgtttcaatatattgtattaataatcatttgATAATTGAGTAGCAGGATCGGTAAGAGGAATATAGGAGACTTGCATTAGCTTTTTTTTTGTGATCGTACCATCAATGTTCTTATCTACTTGTACCAGATCTTGAAACCTCTGAAGACCTTCTATGGCAACGACCGGACAAACTAACCGTCCACCAGGAGTTAGTTGATCTATCAGCTGAAATGCAGGACAATCTTCAatcttaataatttgttacaaGAATATGTAAtggtatatacatatgtttataTCTTTAAGTGTATTGCGGTACCTGTTGTGGTAAAGTTTCCGCTGCCGCTCCAACATGAATCGCGTTGTAAGGGGCTTCAGCAGCATATCCCAATCGGCCGTCTCCCACTAGGCGCATTTACAATGACCTGTTGTTAGTCTTTGGtctatgttttatataatgcACAGTCAAAGTCACGCAGTTGGTGGACACGGTCCTGTCTGATTCTTCGTGGCAAGGTACATACCTAATCCACGTTGGTGGATCacgattattttttacttcaaCATATCTAcgttattttcaaattcttaaatatGTGAAGTTTTCAAACGTCGTAGGAAAAAGACCAGATACTGACAAGgaattcctttttcctttttcccgaCACCAACTATTCGTGAATAGAAATTGCAACGACGTGTTTATAGCTTGGCATTTTCTTACCTACAAATTTAATGCGTTCTTCCTTGATGAAATGAGGACAATCTTCGCTTACGTTTTTCATAGAGATTTCTATTAGCTCTGGAATATGATCGATCCCAACCACATGACCACGTGGACCCACCATAAATGCCATACATGCTGACAAGTAACCAGATCCTGAACCAACGTCCAATGCTTTTGCTCCATCAAATAATTGGTCAGAGAGAATGGACAAAGCATATGCATGCTGAAAAACAATGTTTGTTTTACTCCAGAAGTAGAtatagttataaatttaaaatagttaaatttctataattttgcTAGTTACTATATCcaaatttgttattacatattttttaatcacttGTGTAACaatagtttattatataatatgtgtataacctaaataataaatatatataaagtagtTTACTAACCATGTGGGGAGCACTAATTGTAACATTGTAACCAATTTTTCTTGGTTGATCAAGATATGGATTTGATTCATGATAATAGTGTGCTCTATCTACAGCAAGCATTGCTGCTTCTGCTCTGTCCGTTGTTAAAATACCTGCttctaaaatataacaatttcataattaagtCCTGTATATTACCATATTGTCATATCGGTACTCAGTGTCAATTTATCAAAGTTATTACAAAGAGACTTTACCTTTTAATTTAGTTACCATTTCTTGGTTTGTAGCTCCACTGCAGTGCCATGCCATGATTcacgatatatataaatacaatgttGAATACAGAAAGAGGCAGCGCATCTTTCAggaagaacaaaaagaaatgttgttgtaaaagaaaagtaatatGTAACAATCAATCCAAGAGAAGTTTTATGAAATACTGTTATCTATGTAATAATATCATAGGTGAGGTGacataacaaataaaaacatatcATGAAtgtcatatttaatttgtatatattcataaaacttttccaagtttctttcgaaattgaGGTGTTACACAAATGGGAAGTGTCTGCAATATTTCTTTGAGTAACTAAGAAGACATCTTTATAATACAGGTTGAACAAGTTAAGGAGTTTAGAACTTAAGAttaagaacgaagaaagagctATAGTAAAAGATgagataaaagaatatattatgttattaaaaaaatatctcctttactaattaaaattaacattgcCAGCATTTGTTAGTCTAATATTGCCgtttatatttttggaaaaacaaaattattatttttaatacaaattcgTTCTTATAAttgaacaatatttatttagaaatgaTGTGAATttccgtttattttttttgGTATTTTGACGATTTTGTAGATATGGAACACGAAGGAAAGTTTTGTTAGGTTAAGTACCTGCTTCGCTGTTATCTAGCCAGATACGTTCTGACGTATTGCATCAGTGTGTATATAGTTGAaactacatacatacatatttaatgtaaGTACACGGTTTCATACGCCGCGTCTCTTCGCACGAGTACTCATCCCTGTACGAATCGAGTATCGCACGATAGTTATCAGTCATCGCTgatgttaaatatatgttgtatatatttaactaactatataatattcttatcaAAAATGATCTATTTGTTCATCCAATATTCTAAAAGCAAGATGATAGAAACATAAAGTTATAACTGTAGTTGATAAAGAAAGAGTTAATTGCACCAGTATGACTGATGCGATAGATGCTGTTTGTAGGCAGACGAATCTGCCTAGGCAATGATTAAGAAATTTACCATGAAcagttcttttattttatcaaataatcgCTCTAATTAGTGGAATTCTACTTAtcattgtaaaattgcaatatataaCATAAGTACTTACATAGTTATTTGTGATATTATCGTGGTATTGTCGCATGACGAATTCGCGTGGAATTATGCACCAAAAATTGATATGTACATGGGagtacataaattaatttaaaacccTTCGCTTGAAGATACTGGTAGGAGATCGTAAATTAACCCCGAGTTAAGAGCCGGTAGCATAGATCTAGCAGTAAATCATAGCGGAATGTTTAATTATGTTGAGGTGACGATAGTGAAACGATTTTATTTGcagaattgaaaatatttttcgtaagCTTGTAACAACTATTAAAGTTCATGTTTAATAGGAAAACAAAGTACTAATGTACAAAAGAACAATgagaatttatattgttataagaattgaatttaaatttgcgGAAAATAAGaatggaaaagtaaaaaaggacAGCGGGGAAAGTGATTATGACAAATACGTGATTGTTTGTCGAGTACACAAAGAATAAGGGAGCTAGGCGAAAGAGAAGATAAGAGAACTATATTTGACTTATTCGAGTTCGGTAATGAAACGATTACCGATCGGTATAAATTGAACAACGCAGAAAGACTGCGTTAACGTACAGAGACAGAAAACTGTTTATTAGGAAGATGGAATAGAAAAGTTCTCCAGTAGTAAGGATTTTGAACGGGCAGGTGGGCAAGCACACAGAcaaacagacagacagacagacaagAGAGCACGTATTTTGTTTTGGGATAAAGAAGCATTGCAATAGGGGAATCGGGTGACAAAAAGGTAGGGTGAGATAGATGAAAAGAAAGTTATAAGAGAAGCAATGGTCAAGGGGAGTAAAATAGACGAGCCAGGGAGGTTTCGACAACTTCTCGTTGCGCTAATCGGTGAGTATTGTCGGATAGATGGGAGTGAAGGTAGCCATAGCTTATAATAGAGAGAACTAGAAGTAATAACGTGTTCTTTTCTAGCAAACCTCTCATCTCTGTCGCTTGGAACAATGATAGGTTGGCAATCGCCAACGATACCGCAACTACAAAGTGAGAATCCGCCGGTGGGTAACGAGCCGATGACGAATGAAGCAGCATCCTGGTTGACCGGGATCACATGCATAACAGCTGCTTTAACAAGTTTGATAGTCGGCACGATAGCAAATAGATTCGGGCGTAAGATGACCGGTTATTTGATGGCTTTCGCACTTTGTTCCAATTGGTTGTTTACTGTCTTCGCGACGCAACAAACATACTTATTTGTCGCGCGTTTCTTTGCGGGTATATCTGGTGGGATGGCATTGTTTTTGGTGCCGTTGTACGTGTCTGAAATCGCGAGCGATGGAATACGCGGAATGTTAGGCAGCCTACTGGTATTCTTGTTGAATGGCGGCATTCTTCTTGGCTATATACTTGGAGCTCTGCTCTCATATCGGTTATTCTCGATCATAATGCTTGCATTACCTTTGTTGTACATCGTGCTGTTTCCTTTCGTACCGGAATCGCctgtgtatttgttgcgatgcAATCGAATCAACGAAGCGGCTAGGTAAGCATGGGCAATTTTTTTGCGATCAAACGGACGCGCGCAATGTTTACAATTTTGGTGCGACGTTCTTTTTCGTATTTCCTGTAGGTCTCTAACATGGTTGAGAGGCGGACACAAGCCGACGATGGAGCGAGAAATGTTGCGTTTACAGGAAGAAGCGAAAGAGTTGGACGTTCCGGGACGATCGACGAACAAGCTGTCAGAGATGTTTCGAGACCAAGCAACGATCAAAGGATTGTTCATTACCCTGGGGCTATTCGGTGGACAACAACTTGCCGGGATATTTGTTATGGTAAGAAAACATTCGCACGAGTGTATACGTCGGTCGGTCTTTTATATTGACatgttccttttcttttccgtAGATAAGCTATacagaaacgatatttaaGATATCAGGAAGTTCACTGTCACCAAACAGTTCGGCAATTATCGTGGGCGTGATTCAAGTGTTCGGCTCGTGCTTATCTACCACGTTGGTGGAAAGAGTTGGTAGAAGACCGTTGCTTCTAACCTCCTGTTTAGGGATGGGTACATGCCACTTTGTGCTCGGAGTGTTCTGTTACCTGCAAACGCTTGGATACGATGTCAGCCAGTTCAGTTGGATTTCAATAGTAGCCTTGTCCATTTATATGATCGCATACGGTTTAGGTATGGGACCAGGTCCATACGTGATCTCTTCGGAAATACTTAGCAGAGATGTTGCGAGTTCCATAGTAACTCTCGGGATGTTTACCGCTTGGGGCATGGCGTTCGTCGTCGTTAAGTTGTTTCCAAGTGTACTCGCTTTGTTAGGTATGCACGGCTGTTTCTTTCTGTTCGGGATCTTTTGCGCGACTACTTtcgcgtttatttttattcttatccCAGAAACGAAGGGGCAACCTCGTCAAGTAATTTTGGATCGACTTAACGGTGTTTTTTACTCGTTAGACAATAAACAATATGTTTCGTCAAATGAAATTACTAAAAGAAATGCACCGCTACCTGAACTAATTTGAGAACATTGTAAATAACGCTTTTCACCATTCGTCAGTCGGacgagtaattaaattttgtcaaaGTACCTGATCGTATAGTAAACACATTCGTATGGTCTATAGCGGAAAAGGAAacagaaaaggaaacaaaaaatgaataCAAGAGAAATTTCCGTCTGTTATGTAACTTGTGTTACATAAACtacgaatgaaaaagatatttcatctTATATTATCATTTCATACATGTGATATCTGTTTTTAAACATGCTTAAAATATAACTATCTTATTTggtttttatttgtatttctctAGTAAGAATCTGCAAgttgtaagaaaataatagaatcatTGAgttcttggaatattttatactaaatgAACAGTGTAATTTCGAAAGAACACAACAATGATATGTTCGTCCGATTAAAATgagtataacgtgtaacaatCGATCAAATACACGTTAATCATTGGCACGATTATTATCAGTCGTCGGTTAATCTCTGCCGTACATTTCTATTACCaacttttcgtttcttaaatttagTTGGTTGTCCATCATCGTCACTGTCAGCTACGTCGATTTGCGTGataatcttttctttgaaAGTTCTTTGCACCGACGTCGGTTCTGTTTTCTCAAAGACGGGTAATTGTAATTGCTGTTGTCTTTGCTGTGGCAACTGAAAGTCCACCGGTTTCGTTTCGCTGAAACGGAACATGTTAGAACGTTGtcttatttgttaatttatctaatgataatttatttctctcttttccttttaccCTCTTTCTGTTTTGTATGCATATGTTATTTCTGAACAATACTTACATCTTTTGAACAGTTTGCCAAGGTCCATATGGATGCGATTTTAGCGGAATGCTATAGTCTCGCCTATACGGTCGGCTCTCCTCTTCGGTTCCGGTTTCCGTTTTCTCTGctgtattttcatttgttccTAGTTGTGATTGGGTACCGGGTACCTTTCTCAGTTCCTTCAACTTTTGTCTCTCGGCATTGGCCCGTTTCTCTTCGAGGATGTCCGCATTTGCGATCGCTTCTTCCTTATccaattgttttaataattcctcTTGAAGCGCTTGTTcctttgcttcttcttcttgttccgCGAACGTCATGTATCCTTCCTCTGGTGGATCCCAAACGGATTCTAGCGTACAAAATGAGAACTATAATTAACAGAAGCGGAGAATTATgcgaaaagtaaaaaagaaagaaaaagaagggaaaagaaaaaaaaaacgaagtagaaaaaagttcgaaattgatatacatacacacacggATATAATATGTACTCACCGTTGCTTTCGATGTGCCAATAATACGTGTACCCTTCAGGACTGAGAGCTTCGTACCAAAGTTTTTGAACAGGTTTCGCAGGACGCTCGTCTTCCAcaatttttttcccttttccttttccctttcctATTCTGCTTTTCCCTTGATTCCTGTTATCGCCTCTTTGTTGAGATTTCGATTGTTGTGTTGTATGTCTCGAGAGAGTTGGATCACATGGGTCGACTTCCTGAGAGAACTGAAATGTTACAGTGTCTGTTATTGTAGTTGTCGAAAGCTTTCACGAATGAGTACGTTAAAGAGGTTGTTCGGTATAGAACGATCGATTGGTATTTGAATTCCCACCTGTTGATTTTCACCTTTAAACTTAAACTGTGTTTCTGTAGTGGCTGTCGCTACACGATTAAAATTCGACGGCACCTGCAATGTATgcattttctcctttctttttccttttgtcaAAAACGAATTAAGATGACGAAAGATTTCATTAATGCAATGCTTTCATTAATATAGGTAATGTCAAATACTCACGTCTTTTGTTTCTAACCGATTGAATTTCTCTTTGATGATCCTGTCCGCGGTCATATCTCTCGTATTGTTTTCTACATCCTTCAAGTATGCGGCCATAGCTGCCTAAATGTGACaaacaaagagaaacaatTAACTATTTCAAATGCTTGTTGAATAATACCTtgcacattttttatttcattaacagCACacatctaaaaaataaaaacaacgtACGTTCTCCATTTTCTTAATATCGCCTTCGATTTTCTTGTTTTGCTTCGCCTGCTTTGCACTGTTTTTGTGGATTTCCTTAAGTCGTTTGCTAACATTTTCCTTGTGCTTCTTACCACCTTCGTGAAAGTCGATACTAGGTTTATTGTCAGCAATCCAACACTTGCAGAAATCACAAAATTTACGTCCTTGAGACTTCCAATAGTCCGCCCtggaacaaaatttaatacagcTCCTtcgtatctttcttcttctttcttttcgcatACCATACACGATGTCCCATACGCCAATAGGACAATCTGAATTACTCTTGCGGTAAGGCAAATtattgagaaagaaagaagaagaggaaagaaacgagagattAATAACGTTCGTTGGAAATTAGTTGGCAATTAGACAATCGTTTCGTAGCTTTGgaaattactgaaatttaCACGATCGGATGATCGCGTTCGCTCGTTTGAACGCGTTCTGTCTGCAATAATACTCGacctttttattttcgctGGTCGTCCATCGAACAAATCGCAATTCCTTCAACAATGCCACGTTATGACAATAATAGAGCGTGTATTAATAGTAACATAAGCCTATAAATAGGTAGCGGGAAGATTAAGGTTGGCCAACTAGCTAATCGTCTAGGAGCCAATTGGTACCCCGGTATCTTTGTGTTAGGTGCATCGTTCGTACTTTCCGCAATACTCTGTCGCAACATTATGACTATTAAACACGTTCATTTCATAGTACACGTGGCAACAACTTTATCTATCTATAATTGACGACCTTCTTCCTGCtgatttctcgatttttaaTGGAACAGAAGTGCGCTCGGTAGAGGCGCGATAGGACGTCCGGTGTACGTAGTTGTTTACAGCGAGGGCGAGGGCAAAATTCTTCGAGGCTCGAAATCCACCAGCATCCTCGCCAGTCGAACGTATAGCACGCGAATAGAACCGTCAGCCACGATGCCGTTCTTGTAATCGGCCAACACCAGAGTATATTTCCGTGCTTACTTTTTGGCATGAGTGTTTGATCAAGATAGGCGATTATATCCAAAGCGGGTGGAATTTTTTCGAGAATCATCTTGAAATCATCTTTAAATGATGCTGACAGAGGGGAACAGAGATTCGTTTTAAGCAATCGTCCGATCGTATGACCATCCGTAGGACGTGGGATGAAGTTGCTCAAACGGAGAATTAGCTTGCGAAACTGGCTTGTTGAGAATCAGAAAaatctttgataaatttcaagTAGCGACCAGCCAAAAACAATTGGCACCTACGAAATGTAATTTCCACGACGACCacacgacgacgacaacgatcACGATCACGACCACCACGATGTACCCATCAGGCACGCCCTTAATTTTACgcaacgatttatttttagacaGGAGAGATGGTACAGGATGGAACGCGATCGTATTTATTCGTTCATAAGTATTACACGTTCGAGCGTCCAAAGCCTTTTCCTCCAAGCTTACAGATATTATCGTCACGTTATTAGATCGTTAGATCGAGAATTATGcctgaaattgtttaaaaggGAATTTCGACGGCCAaatgatttgaaaatatatggCGTCGTTCCGAACCGGGTTTGTTACATAGTTTTATAGCTCTACGCTCGAGCGGAAAAAAGGTTCGTGGTTTGTTCTAATTTTATCTTGGGGGGTTGTATACGTGTTTCAACGTTTAAAAGACGCATCTTATAAACCGCGTGCAATATCAATGTCGTTACTTTGTGGCTTGTT
This genomic window from Bombus pyrosoma isolate SC7728 linkage group LG4, ASM1482585v1, whole genome shotgun sequence contains:
- the LOC122566987 gene encoding protein-L-isoaspartate(D-aspartate) O-methyltransferase-like, with translation MAWHCSGATNQEMVTKLKEAGILTTDRAEAAMLAVDRAHYYHESNPYLDQPRKIGYNVTISAPHMHAYALSILSDQLFDGAKALDVGSGSGYLSACMAFMVGPRGHVVGIDHIPELIEISMKNVSEDCPHFIKEERIKFVVGDGRLGYAAEAPYNAIHVGAAAETLPQQLIDQLTPGGRLVCPVVAIEGLQRFQDLVQVDKNIDGTITKKKLMQVSYIPLTDPATQLSNDY
- the LOC122566979 gene encoding facilitated trehalose transporter Tret1-like, with translation MVKGSKIDEPGRFRQLLVALIANLSSLSLGTMIGWQSPTIPQLQSENPPVGNEPMTNEAASWLTGITCITAALTSLIVGTIANRFGRKMTGYLMAFALCSNWLFTVFATQQTYLFVARFFAGISGGMALFLVPLYVSEIASDGIRGMLGSLLVFLLNGGILLGYILGALLSYRLFSIIMLALPLLYIVLFPFVPESPVYLLRCNRINEAARSLTWLRGGHKPTMEREMLRLQEEAKELDVPGRSTNKLSEMFRDQATIKGLFITLGLFGGQQLAGIFVMISYTETIFKISGSSLSPNSSAIIVGVIQVFGSCLSTTLVERVGRRPLLLTSCLGMGTCHFVLGVFCYLQTLGYDVSQFSWISIVALSIYMIAYGLGMGPGPYVISSEILSRDVASSIVTLGMFTAWGMAFVVVKLFPSVLALLGMHGCFFLFGIFCATTFAFIFILIPETKGQPRQVILDRLNGVFYSLDNKQYVSSNEITKRNAPLPELI
- the LOC122566983 gene encoding WW domain-binding protein 4 isoform X1; translated protein: MGHRVWADYWKSQGRKFCDFCKCWIADNKPSIDFHEGGKKHKENVSKRLKEIHKNSAKQAKQNKKIEGDIKKMENAAMAAYLKDVENNTRDMTADRIIKEKFNRLETKDVPSNFNRVATATTETQFKFKGENQQFSQEVDPCDPTLSRHTTQQSKSQQRGDNRNQGKSRIGKGKGKGKKIVEDERPAKPVQKLWYEALSPEGYTYYWHIESNESVWDPPEEGYMTFAEQEEEAKEQALQEELLKQLDKEEAIANADILEEKRANAERQKLKELRKVPGTQSQLGTNENTAEKTETGTEEESRPYRRDYSIPLKSHPYGPWQTVQKIETKPVDFQLPQQRQQQLQLPVFEKTEPTSVQRTFKEKIITQIDVADSDDDGQPTKFKKRKVGNRNVRQRLTDD
- the LOC122566983 gene encoding WW domain-binding protein 4 isoform X4; protein product: MGHRVWADYWKSQGRKFCDFCKCWIADNKPSIDFHEGGKKHKENVSKRLKEIHKNSAKQAKQNKKIEGDIKKMENAAMAAYLKDVENNTRDMTADRIIKEKFNRLETKDFSQEVDPCDPTLSRHTTQQSKSQQRGDNRNQGKSRIGKGKGKGKKIVEDERPAKPVQKLWYEALSPEGYTYYWHIESNESVWDPPEEGYMTFAEQEEEAKEQALQEELLKQLDKEEAIANADILEEKRANAERQKLKELRKVPGTQSQLGTNENTAEKTETGTEEESRPYRRDYSIPLKSHPYGPWQTVQKIETKPVDFQLPQQRQQQLQLPVFEKTEPTSVQRTFKEKIITQIDVADSDDDGQPTKFKKRKVGNRNVRQRLTDD
- the LOC122566983 gene encoding WW domain-binding protein 4 isoform X3 gives rise to the protein MADYWKSQGRKFCDFCKCWIADNKPSIDFHEGGKKHKENVSKRLKEIHKNSAKQAKQNKKIEGDIKKMENAAMAAYLKDVENNTRDMTADRIIKEKFNRLETKDVPSNFNRVATATTETQFKFKGENQQFSQEVDPCDPTLSRHTTQQSKSQQRGDNRNQGKSRIGKGKGKGKKIVEDERPAKPVQKLWYEALSPEGYTYYWHIESNESVWDPPEEGYMTFAEQEEEAKEQALQEELLKQLDKEEAIANADILEEKRANAERQKLKELRKVPGTQSQLGTNENTAEKTETGTEEESRPYRRDYSIPLKSHPYGPWQTVQKIETKPVDFQLPQQRQQQLQLPVFEKTEPTSVQRTFKEKIITQIDVADSDDDGQPTKFKKRKVGNRNVRQRLTDD
- the LOC122566983 gene encoding WW domain-binding protein 4 isoform X2; its protein translation is MKADYWKSQGRKFCDFCKCWIADNKPSIDFHEGGKKHKENVSKRLKEIHKNSAKQAKQNKKIEGDIKKMENAAMAAYLKDVENNTRDMTADRIIKEKFNRLETKDVPSNFNRVATATTETQFKFKGENQQFSQEVDPCDPTLSRHTTQQSKSQQRGDNRNQGKSRIGKGKGKGKKIVEDERPAKPVQKLWYEALSPEGYTYYWHIESNESVWDPPEEGYMTFAEQEEEAKEQALQEELLKQLDKEEAIANADILEEKRANAERQKLKELRKVPGTQSQLGTNENTAEKTETGTEEESRPYRRDYSIPLKSHPYGPWQTVQKIETKPVDFQLPQQRQQQLQLPVFEKTEPTSVQRTFKEKIITQIDVADSDDDGQPTKFKKRKVGNRNVRQRLTDD